One region of Rhodophyticola sp. CCM32 genomic DNA includes:
- a CDS encoding pyridoxamine 5'-phosphate oxidase family protein gives MAKQFARIEEDHQRFIAEQHMFFTASAGPDGRVNMSPKGMESLCVLGPNRVAWLNLTGSGNETAGHLRENPRVTLMWCSFTKRPLILRLYGTARAIHQGDAEWAAMSAHFPPHRGARQVFDMDVDLVQTSCGYAVPFMEYTGERVTLQNWAETKSDAEIRAYWSERNTRTIDGKETGIPV, from the coding sequence ATGGCCAAGCAATTCGCCCGGATTGAAGAGGATCACCAGCGGTTCATCGCTGAACAGCATATGTTCTTCACCGCCAGCGCCGGGCCCGATGGCCGCGTGAATATGTCTCCCAAGGGGATGGAGTCCTTATGTGTTCTGGGCCCCAACCGTGTCGCCTGGCTGAACCTGACGGGTTCGGGGAATGAAACCGCCGGGCATCTGCGGGAAAATCCGCGTGTGACGCTGATGTGGTGTTCCTTCACCAAGCGCCCTTTGATCCTGCGGCTTTACGGAACGGCGCGCGCGATCCATCAGGGGGATGCAGAATGGGCGGCCATGAGCGCCCATTTTCCACCCCATCGGGGTGCCCGGCAGGTGTTTGATATGGATGTGGATCTGGTTCAGACCTCTTGCGGCTATGCGGTGCCCTTTATGGAATATACGGGTGAGCGGGTAACCTTGCAGAACTGGGCGGAAACCAAATCCGACGCCGAGATCAGGGCCTATTGGTCCGAAAGAAACACCAGAACCATCGACGGCAAAGAAACCGGCATCCCCGTATGA
- the glmS gene encoding glutamine--fructose-6-phosphate transaminase (isomerizing): MCGIVGVLGNHEVAPILVEALKRLEYRGYDSAGLATVQAGRLDRRRAVGKLVNLSDLLVHDPLAGKSGIGHTRWATHGAPSVANAHPHRTGRVAVVHNGIIENFRSLRDSLAGRDWESETDTETVAQLCEDFMSQGMTPREAAAETLTHLEGAFAIAFLFEGEEDLIVAARKGPPLAIGHGEGEMYVGSDAIALSPMTNRITYLEEGDYAFVTRAGAEIYDAEGRRANRELREIPAKTAQIDKGGHRHFMAKEVFEQPVVLAECLTHYAPGDAVQIPEGHVDFTNTDRLILVACGTAHYACLVAKYWFEQLAGLPCDVDIASEFRYRAPPVSDQATALFVSQSGETADTLAALRYADGKAARTLSVVNVPESSIARDSDLALPIHAGVEVGVASTKAFVCQLGVLANLAILAARQRGHIDAAREADLLGQLRALPALINQALALEDQIKRHTGTLARAQTVLFLGRGAMYPLALEGALKLKEISYIHAEGYASGELKHGPIALVDKTVPVVVLAPRDELFDKTVSNMQEVMAREGKVWLVSDKAGADAASDGVWQTLVMPGGDPFFAPILYSIPAQLIAYHTAVHKGTDVDQPRNLAKSVTVE, translated from the coding sequence ATGTGTGGCATTGTCGGTGTTCTGGGCAATCATGAGGTTGCACCAATTCTTGTCGAAGCCCTGAAACGGCTGGAATATCGCGGTTATGACAGTGCCGGGCTGGCCACCGTGCAGGCAGGACGGCTGGACCGCAGGCGCGCGGTGGGCAAACTGGTGAACCTGTCCGATCTTCTGGTCCATGATCCGCTGGCGGGAAAGTCAGGCATAGGCCATACGCGATGGGCCACCCATGGGGCCCCGAGCGTGGCCAATGCCCATCCCCATCGCACCGGCCGGGTGGCCGTGGTGCATAACGGGATCATCGAGAATTTCCGCAGCTTGCGCGACAGTCTGGCCGGTCGCGACTGGGAAAGCGAAACCGATACGGAAACGGTTGCACAGCTTTGCGAGGATTTCATGTCCCAGGGCATGACACCCCGTGAGGCGGCAGCGGAAACGCTGACCCATCTGGAAGGGGCATTTGCAATCGCCTTTCTGTTTGAGGGCGAAGAGGATCTGATTGTGGCGGCGCGCAAGGGTCCACCGCTTGCAATCGGCCATGGCGAGGGCGAGATGTATGTCGGTTCTGACGCGATTGCCCTGTCGCCGATGACCAACCGGATCACCTATCTTGAAGAGGGGGATTACGCCTTTGTCACCCGCGCCGGGGCCGAGATTTATGATGCAGAAGGCAGACGCGCCAATCGCGAACTGCGTGAAATCCCGGCAAAGACGGCCCAGATCGACAAGGGCGGGCACCGGCATTTCATGGCCAAGGAGGTGTTTGAACAGCCGGTGGTTCTGGCCGAATGCCTGACCCATTATGCCCCGGGTGATGCGGTGCAGATCCCCGAGGGGCATGTGGATTTCACCAATACCGACCGGCTTATTCTGGTTGCCTGCGGCACGGCGCATTATGCCTGTCTGGTGGCGAAATACTGGTTCGAACAACTGGCCGGTCTGCCTTGCGACGTGGATATCGCAAGCGAATTCCGCTATCGCGCGCCGCCGGTCTCTGATCAGGCGACGGCATTGTTTGTGTCCCAATCCGGGGAAACCGCCGATACGCTGGCCGCGCTGCGCTATGCGGATGGCAAAGCCGCGCGCACCCTGTCGGTGGTGAATGTGCCGGAAAGTTCCATCGCGCGGGACAGCGATCTGGCGCTGCCGATCCATGCGGGCGTCGAGGTCGGCGTTGCCTCGACCAAGGCTTTCGTCTGCCAATTGGGTGTACTGGCAAATCTGGCGATCCTCGCGGCCCGGCAGCGGGGCCATATCGACGCCGCGCGCGAGGCCGATCTGCTGGGCCAGTTGCGGGCTTTGCCCGCGCTGATCAATCAGGCGCTGGCGCTGGAGGATCAGATCAAGCGCCATACGGGCACGCTGGCCCGGGCGCAGACAGTGCTGTTTCTGGGGCGGGGCGCGATGTATCCCCTGGCCCTGGAAGGGGCGCTGAAACTCAAGGAGATCAGCTATATCCATGCGGAAGGCTATGCCTCGGGCGAGTTGAAACACGGGCCGATTGCGCTGGTCGACAAAACCGTGCCGGTGGTGGTTCTGGCGCCCCGGGACGAGCTTTTTGACAAGACCGTCTCGAACATGCAGGAGGTCATGGCCCGCGAAGGCAAGGTCTGGCTGGTGAGTGACAAAGCAGGGGCCGATGCCGCCTCGGACGGGGTCTGGCAGACGCTGGTCATGCCCGGGGGGGACCCGTTTTTCGCGCCGATCCTTTATTCGATCCCGGCACAATTGATCGCCTATCACACGGCGGTGCATAAGGGCACGGATGTGGATCAACCGCGCAATCTGGCAAAATCGGTGACGGTGGAATAA
- the glmU gene encoding bifunctional UDP-N-acetylglucosamine diphosphorylase/glucosamine-1-phosphate N-acetyltransferase GlmU has translation MPTALVILAAGQGTRMQSERPKVLHQIGGAPLIAHAILSGATLAPDRIVVVTGHGAAEVEAAVTTFDPDAICIRQAEQLGTGHAVLQAAPALEGFEGDVIVLYGDTPFIRPETLHAMLEARKTHDIVFLGFEAADPGRYGRMRMQGDRLLRIVEAADATEEDLAISFCNSGLLAGDAATLMGLLARVKTDNEAGEYYLTDLPALATAEGLSATAIACPEAETLGINTRAELAGAEALFQAGKRAEMLDAGVTLIAPETVHFAYDTHIGRDALVEPHVVFGPGVTVETGAHIRAFSHLEGAHLGADTVVGPYARLRPGTELGNGARIGNFVEVKAARIGEGAKVNHLSYIGDAELGADANIGAGTITCNYDGVMKHRTTIGAGAFIGSNTLLVAPVTVGAEAFTATGSVITEDVPDQAMALARARQVNKPGLAAKLMARLKAIKAGKKEP, from the coding sequence ATGCCCACAGCCCTTGTTATCCTTGCAGCCGGTCAGGGTACGCGGATGCAGTCAGAGCGCCCGAAAGTGCTCCACCAGATCGGCGGCGCGCCCCTGATCGCCCATGCCATCCTGTCCGGCGCGACCCTGGCGCCTGACCGGATTGTGGTCGTCACCGGCCATGGCGCCGCAGAGGTCGAAGCCGCCGTGACGACATTTGACCCTGATGCCATATGCATCCGCCAGGCGGAGCAACTGGGCACCGGCCATGCAGTCCTGCAGGCCGCACCGGCGCTGGAGGGGTTTGAGGGGGATGTGATCGTGCTTTATGGCGACACGCCCTTTATCCGGCCCGAAACGCTGCATGCCATGCTGGAGGCGCGCAAAACCCATGACATCGTGTTTCTCGGGTTCGAGGCCGCTGATCCCGGGCGCTATGGAAGGATGCGGATGCAGGGCGACCGGCTGCTCCGCATTGTCGAGGCGGCGGATGCCACAGAGGAGGACCTGGCGATATCCTTCTGCAATTCCGGGCTGCTGGCAGGTGATGCCGCAACCCTGATGGGGTTGCTGGCCAGGGTAAAGACCGACAATGAGGCGGGCGAATATTATCTGACCGATCTGCCCGCGCTGGCAACGGCAGAGGGCCTGTCAGCCACCGCGATTGCCTGCCCCGAGGCCGAGACGCTTGGCATCAACACCCGCGCGGAACTGGCCGGGGCGGAAGCCCTGTTTCAGGCCGGCAAACGCGCGGAAATGCTTGATGCGGGGGTCACGCTTATCGCGCCCGAAACGGTCCATTTCGCCTATGACACCCATATCGGGCGCGACGCGCTGGTGGAGCCGCATGTTGTTTTCGGCCCCGGTGTCACCGTGGAGACCGGGGCCCATATCCGCGCCTTTTCCCATCTGGAAGGGGCCCATCTGGGTGCCGATACAGTGGTCGGGCCCTATGCAAGGCTGCGTCCGGGCACGGAACTGGGCAACGGGGCCAGGATCGGCAATTTTGTCGAGGTGAAAGCGGCCCGGATCGGCGAGGGGGCCAAGGTCAACCATCTCAGCTATATCGGCGATGCGGAGCTGGGCGCGGACGCGAATATCGGCGCGGGCACGATCACCTGCAATTATGACGGGGTGATGAAGCACCGGACCACGATCGGCGCAGGCGCCTTCATCGGGTCGAACACATTGCTGGTGGCCCCTGTCACGGTCGGGGCGGAGGCTTTCACCGCCACCGGCTCTGTCATTACCGAGGATGTGCCGGATCAGGCGATGGCCCTTGCGCGCGCCAGACAGGTCAACAAACCGGGGCTTGCGGCAAAACTCATGGCCCGTCTCAAGGCTATAAAAGCCGGTAAAAAGGAACCATAG
- a CDS encoding HAD-IA family hydrolase: MRCVIFDLDGTLADTSGDLIAAANAALGALGHPPQLVQGRDDATAFRGGRAMLKLGFERLGIPWSDAELEAGYPVLLKAYAKAIDVHTRLYPGAIDAVDRLRTAGLAVGICTNKPEALAETLMTRLGVRDRFDALVGADTLPVRKPDPAPYRLAVERAGGTLARSLLIGDTDTDRKTARAAGVPSILVTFGPDGRGVQRLEPEALLDHYDDLDTIIPRLIP; the protein is encoded by the coding sequence ATGCGCTGTGTGATCTTCGATCTGGACGGGACGCTGGCCGATACATCGGGCGATCTGATCGCGGCGGCCAATGCGGCACTTGGCGCGCTGGGGCATCCGCCGCAACTGGTGCAGGGGCGCGATGACGCCACCGCCTTTCGCGGCGGGCGGGCGATGCTGAAACTGGGCTTCGAGCGGCTGGGCATCCCATGGTCTGATGCGGAGCTGGAGGCCGGATACCCGGTGCTGCTGAAGGCCTATGCCAAGGCGATTGATGTGCATACACGGCTTTATCCCGGCGCGATCGACGCGGTCGATCGTCTGCGCACCGCCGGTCTGGCGGTGGGCATCTGCACCAACAAACCCGAAGCACTGGCCGAGACATTGATGACCCGGCTGGGCGTGCGTGACCGGTTTGATGCCCTTGTGGGCGCTGATACGCTGCCGGTGCGCAAACCGGACCCGGCCCCCTACCGGCTGGCGGTAGAACGGGCGGGCGGCACGCTTGCCCGCTCGCTTCTGATCGGAGACACCGACACGGACCGCAAAACCGCCCGGGCCGCCGGTGTTCCCAGCATCCTGGTCACCTTCGGCCCCGATGGCCGCGGGGTTCAGAGATTGGAGCCCGAGGCGCTTCTCGACCATTACGATGATCTCGACACTATCATCCCCCGCCTGATCCCCTGA
- a CDS encoding DegT/DnrJ/EryC1/StrS family aminotransferase, which translates to MDKTRFTGSFTQQEPIPEAGIAAAMEVLQHGRLHRYNLQGDEAGETALLEEEFAAFTGAKYALAVASGGYAMGCALRALEVQPGDKVLSNGFTLAPVPGAIASLGAEPVFVETTDSLTIDLPDLAEKAATSGARVLLLSHMRGHICDMDALMEICDRAGLAVVEDCAHTMGAAWKNVPSGRHGVFGCYSAQTYKHINSGEGGVLISDDAELMARAIIQSGSYMLYGRHRAAPPAEVFERVKYVTPNISGRMDNLRAAILRPQLADLPAQVARWNALYRRVEDGLRNTPGLRIIERDARARIVGSSIQFLLPGKSPEVIQSVIAACLDRGVELKWFGADQPAGFTSRYDSWQYAPRQTLPKTDRVLAVLMDMRLPLTFKETDCDQIAAIIRDEVRAVA; encoded by the coding sequence ATGGATAAAACGCGTTTCACCGGCAGTTTCACACAACAGGAACCGATCCCAGAGGCAGGCATTGCCGCCGCGATGGAGGTTCTGCAACACGGGCGCCTGCATCGCTATAACCTGCAAGGCGATGAGGCCGGAGAAACGGCGCTTCTGGAGGAGGAGTTCGCCGCCTTCACCGGAGCGAAATATGCCCTTGCGGTGGCCTCTGGCGGCTATGCCATGGGCTGCGCGCTTCGGGCGTTGGAGGTTCAGCCCGGCGATAAAGTGCTGTCGAACGGGTTTACCCTGGCCCCGGTGCCCGGCGCGATTGCCAGCCTTGGCGCCGAGCCGGTCTTTGTGGAGACGACGGACAGTCTGACCATCGACCTGCCCGATCTGGCCGAGAAAGCCGCAACCAGCGGTGCGCGGGTGCTGCTGCTCAGCCATATGCGCGGGCATATATGTGATATGGATGCGCTGATGGAAATCTGTGACCGGGCGGGCCTTGCCGTGGTCGAGGATTGCGCCCACACGATGGGTGCGGCCTGGAAGAATGTGCCCTCGGGCCGCCATGGCGTATTCGGCTGTTATTCGGCGCAGACCTACAAACATATCAATTCCGGCGAGGGCGGAGTGTTGATCTCCGACGACGCGGAACTGATGGCGCGGGCGATCATCCAGTCGGGCAGTTATATGCTTTATGGCCGTCATCGGGCCGCCCCCCCGGCGGAGGTGTTCGAACGGGTGAAATATGTGACCCCGAATATCTCCGGGCGGATGGACAATCTGCGCGCGGCGATCCTGCGCCCGCAACTGGCCGATCTGCCGGCGCAGGTGGCCCGCTGGAACGCGCTTTACAGGAGGGTGGAGGACGGGTTGCGAAACACACCCGGGCTCAGGATCATCGAGCGGGATGCCCGGGCACGGATAGTGGGCTCATCCATCCAGTTTCTGCTGCCCGGAAAAAGCCCCGAGGTGATCCAAAGCGTTATCGCGGCCTGTCTGGACCGGGGGGTGGAACTGAAATGGTTCGGCGCGGACCAACCGGCGGGGTTCACCTCGCGCTATGACAGCTGGCAGTATGCGCCACGCCAGACGCTTCCAAAGACCGACCGGGTGCTGGCGGTTTTGATGGATATGCGGTTGCCGCTGACATTCAAGGAGACCGATTGCGACCAGATTGCCGCGATCATCCGTGATGAGGTGAGGGCGGTTGCATGA
- a CDS encoding isovaleryl-CoA dehydrogenase, which produces MFMASMTFDLGEDVGALRDMVHRWAQDRVRPMAAEIDRSNAFPPELWAEMGELGLLGITVDEAFGGAGMGYLAHVIAVEEIARASASVSLSYGAHSNLCVNQIRLNGTQEQKAKYLPGLVSGQHVGALAMSEAGAGSDVVGMKLRAEKRNDRYILNGTKYWITNGPDADTLVVYAKTDPEAGSKGMTAFLIEKDMVGFSTSPHFDKMGMRGSNTAELIFDDVEVPFENVLGEEGKGVRVLMSGLDYERVVLSGIGTGIMAACLDEIMPYMVERKQFGQSIGNFQLMQGKIADMYTKMNSARAYVYEVAKACDRGQVTRQDAAACVLYASEEAMVVAHQAVQAMGGAGFMNDSAVSRLFRDAKLMEIGAGTSEIRRMLVGRELMGAMG; this is translated from the coding sequence ATGTTCATGGCCTCCATGACGTTCGATCTGGGTGAGGATGTAGGTGCCTTGCGCGATATGGTGCATCGCTGGGCCCAGGACCGTGTCAGGCCGATGGCCGCCGAGATCGACCGTTCCAACGCTTTCCCGCCGGAACTATGGGCCGAGATGGGGGAGTTGGGCCTGCTGGGCATCACTGTTGATGAGGCATTCGGCGGTGCGGGCATGGGCTATCTGGCCCATGTGATCGCGGTGGAAGAGATCGCGCGCGCCTCGGCGTCTGTCTCTCTGAGTTATGGGGCGCATTCCAATTTATGCGTGAACCAGATCAGGCTGAATGGCACCCAGGAACAGAAGGCGAAATACCTGCCCGGGCTGGTCTCGGGCCAGCATGTGGGCGCTTTGGCGATGTCCGAGGCGGGGGCGGGCAGCGATGTGGTCGGCATGAAACTGCGCGCCGAGAAACGCAATGACCGCTATATTCTGAACGGGACGAAATACTGGATCACCAATGGCCCGGATGCGGACACTCTGGTGGTTTATGCCAAGACCGACCCGGAGGCGGGCAGCAAGGGTATGACCGCCTTTCTGATCGAAAAGGATATGGTGGGGTTCAGCACATCGCCGCATTTCGACAAGATGGGCATGCGCGGGTCGAACACTGCGGAACTGATCTTTGACGATGTGGAAGTGCCGTTCGAGAATGTGCTGGGCGAAGAGGGCAAGGGCGTGCGTGTGCTGATGTCGGGCCTTGATTATGAACGTGTGGTGCTCAGTGGGATCGGCACCGGCATCATGGCCGCCTGTCTGGATGAAATCATGCCCTATATGGTCGAGCGCAAGCAGTTCGGCCAGAGCATCGGGAATTTCCAGCTTATGCAGGGCAAGATCGCCGATATGTATACCAAGATGAATTCGGCCCGGGCCTATGTCTATGAGGTCGCCAAAGCCTGTGACCGGGGGCAGGTGACACGTCAGGATGCGGCGGCCTGCGTGCTCTATGCGTCGGAAGAGGCGATGGTTGTGGCCCATCAGGCGGTGCAGGCCATGGGCGGGGCGGGGTTCATGAATGACAGCGCGGTGTCCCGGCTGTTCCGCGATGCCAAGCTTATGGAAATCGGCGCCGGCACGTCAGAGATACGCCGGATGCTTGTGGGCCGGGAACTGATGGGGGCGATGGGGTGA
- a CDS encoding AMP-binding protein — protein sequence MSDFSGLNGMLPRLKGRSYEALRDGFAWDLPGRLNMAAQVLDHPGEALAIRDLSAGQDISFGALRLMAGQLAAALRSRSVKRGDRVGVLRGQDGWCAAAHIAIWQLGAISVPLFKLFREDALSSRLADSGAGRVISDGEGAGLLAAFDLDVLVPETETLPPRFGEMADTGPEDPAVLIYTSGTTGSPKGALHGHRVLTGHLPGVEISHDFLGQPGDVIWTPADWAWIGGLFDVLMPGLALGVPVVAARMPKFTVAACLEICRKGAVRNVFFPPTALRMLKAAEARIDGLRSVASGGEPLGAAMLDWGRRAFDLEINEFYGQTECNMIVSSCSSLFPAKPGAIGRPVPGHEVAVIGADGRETQEEGDVAVRRGSASMMLSYWQKPQETADKFRGDWMLTGDRGLWEGPYLRFMGREDDVITSAGYRIGPAEIEDCLLSHPGVASAGVVSKPDALRTEIVKAYVVAKDGADITAGVLQDWVKGRLASYSYPREISFVEALPMTVTGKVIRKDLKALAVAEQENGA from the coding sequence ATGAGCGATTTTTCGGGCCTGAACGGGATGCTGCCCCGCCTCAAAGGCAGGTCCTACGAGGCATTGCGCGATGGCTTCGCCTGGGATCTGCCCGGGCGGCTGAACATGGCAGCGCAGGTTCTGGACCACCCCGGGGAGGCGCTGGCGATCCGCGATCTGTCAGCGGGGCAGGATATCAGCTTTGGCGCATTGCGCCTTATGGCGGGCCAATTGGCGGCGGCGCTGCGCAGTCGGAGTGTGAAACGGGGCGATCGGGTAGGCGTGCTGCGCGGGCAGGATGGCTGGTGCGCGGCGGCCCATATCGCGATATGGCAACTCGGCGCGATTTCGGTGCCCCTGTTCAAGCTGTTCCGGGAAGATGCGCTCAGCTCCCGGCTGGCGGATAGCGGTGCGGGCCGGGTGATCAGCGATGGCGAGGGTGCGGGTCTTTTGGCGGCGTTTGATCTGGATGTGCTGGTCCCCGAGACTGAAACGCTGCCACCCCGCTTTGGCGAGATGGCGGATACCGGCCCGGAAGACCCGGCGGTGCTGATCTATACCAGCGGCACAACCGGCAGCCCCAAAGGCGCGCTTCATGGGCATCGGGTCTTGACCGGCCACCTGCCTGGGGTCGAGATCAGCCATGATTTCCTGGGCCAGCCCGGCGATGTGATCTGGACACCTGCGGACTGGGCCTGGATCGGCGGGTTGTTCGATGTGCTGATGCCGGGCCTTGCCCTGGGTGTGCCGGTAGTGGCCGCCCGGATGCCGAAATTCACCGTCGCGGCCTGTCTGGAAATCTGTCGCAAAGGCGCTGTGCGCAACGTGTTCTTTCCGCCCACGGCCTTGCGGATGCTGAAGGCGGCGGAGGCGCGGATTGACGGTTTGCGCTCGGTCGCGTCGGGGGGCGAACCGCTTGGTGCTGCGATGCTGGACTGGGGGCGGCGTGCTTTTGATCTGGAGATCAACGAGTTCTATGGCCAGACCGAATGCAACATGATTGTGTCCTCCTGTTCTTCCCTGTTCCCGGCCAAACCCGGGGCCATCGGCAGGCCGGTGCCGGGTCATGAGGTGGCTGTGATCGGTGCGGATGGCCGAGAAACGCAGGAAGAGGGCGATGTGGCCGTGCGGCGGGGGTCGGCCTCGATGATGTTGAGCTATTGGCAGAAACCACAGGAAACGGCGGATAAATTCCGGGGCGACTGGATGCTGACCGGCGACCGGGGGCTTTGGGAGGGCCCGTATCTGCGGTTCATGGGCCGCGAGGATGATGTGATCACCTCGGCGGGTTACCGGATCGGCCCCGCAGAGATCGAGGATTGTCTGCTGAGCCATCCGGGCGTGGCAAGTGCCGGAGTGGTGAGCAAGCCCGATGCGCTGCGCACCGAGATCGTCAAGGCCTATGTGGTGGCCAAAGACGGGGCGGATATCACCGCCGGGGTCTTGCAGGATTGGGTGAAAGGGCGGCTCGCCTCATATTCCTATCCGCGTGAGATAAGCTTTGTGGAGGCTTTGCCGATGACCGTGACCGGCAAGGTGATCCGCAAGGACCTGAAAGCTCTGGCGGTTGCGGAACAGGAGAATGGCGCATGA
- a CDS encoding carboxyl transferase domain-containing protein — protein MKLRSAFMAGSEEAKANRAAHLEALAVVRAAADLAASGGGQKARDRHLSRGKMLPRDRVANLLDPGSPFLEVGATAGHEMYDGAAPCGGAIAGVGRVHGQEVMVVCNDATVKGGTYYPITVKKHLRAQEIAGECGLPCIYLVDSGGANLPNQDEVFPDRDHFGRIFYNQARMSARGIPQIAVVMGSCTAGGAYVPAMSDVTIIVKEQGTIFLAGPPLVKAATGEVVTAEDLGGGDVHTRLSGVADYLAEDDAHALALARRAVQSFNRAKPATVQWQTPEDPAYDPEELLSVVPAALTTPYDIREVIARVVDGSRFDEFKPRFGETLVCGFAHLMGCPVGIVANNGVLFSEAAQKAAHFVELCSQRSVPLMFLQNITGFMVGRKYENEGIARHGAKMVTAVATTSVPKITMVVGGSFGAGNYGMAGRAYQPRFMWSWPNSRISVMGGAQAAGVLATVKRDAMERAGEDWSTEAEAAFRQPTIDMFERQSHPLYASARLWDDGVVDPRKTREVLFLSLSAALNAPIEETRFGVFRM, from the coding sequence ATGAAGTTGAGATCGGCCTTTATGGCGGGATCGGAAGAGGCGAAAGCCAACCGCGCGGCGCATCTGGAGGCTTTGGCTGTGGTGCGCGCGGCGGCGGATCTGGCGGCATCGGGCGGCGGGCAGAAGGCCCGTGACCGGCATCTGTCCAGGGGCAAGATGCTGCCGCGGGACCGGGTGGCGAACCTGCTTGATCCCGGTTCACCGTTTCTGGAGGTGGGTGCCACCGCAGGCCATGAGATGTATGATGGTGCTGCCCCCTGTGGCGGGGCCATCGCCGGGGTCGGTCGGGTGCACGGGCAGGAGGTGATGGTTGTCTGCAATGATGCGACGGTGAAGGGCGGCACCTATTATCCGATCACCGTAAAGAAACATCTGCGTGCGCAGGAGATCGCCGGGGAATGCGGTTTGCCCTGCATCTATCTGGTCGATAGTGGCGGGGCGAACCTGCCCAATCAGGATGAGGTGTTCCCCGACCGGGATCATTTCGGGCGGATTTTCTACAACCAGGCGCGGATGAGCGCCAGAGGCATTCCGCAGATTGCGGTTGTCATGGGCTCCTGCACTGCGGGCGGGGCTTATGTTCCGGCGATGTCGGATGTGACCATTATTGTAAAAGAACAGGGCACGATCTTTCTGGCAGGTCCACCGCTGGTCAAGGCCGCGACCGGCGAGGTGGTGACGGCGGAGGATCTGGGCGGCGGCGATGTGCATACGCGCCTGTCCGGGGTTGCGGATTATCTGGCGGAGGATGATGCCCATGCGCTGGCTTTGGCGCGCCGGGCCGTGCAATCCTTCAACCGGGCAAAACCCGCCACCGTGCAATGGCAGACCCCGGAAGACCCGGCCTATGACCCTGAAGAGCTGCTCTCGGTTGTGCCTGCCGCGCTGACCACACCCTATGATATCCGCGAGGTGATTGCGCGGGTGGTGGACGGCTCGCGCTTTGACGAGTTCAAACCCCGGTTCGGGGAGACACTTGTGTGCGGTTTTGCCCATCTGATGGGCTGCCCGGTGGGGATTGTCGCCAATAACGGGGTGCTGTTTTCCGAGGCCGCGCAGAAAGCCGCGCATTTTGTGGAACTGTGCTCGCAGCGGTCGGTTCCTTTGATGTTCCTGCAGAATATCACCGGCTTCATGGTCGGCCGGAAATACGAGAATGAGGGGATCGCCCGGCACGGGGCCAAGATGGTCACGGCGGTGGCCACCACATCGGTGCCGAAAATCACCATGGTGGTGGGCGGGTCCTTCGGGGCCGGGAATTACGGGATGGCCGGGCGCGCCTATCAGCCGCGTTTCATGTGGTCCTGGCCGAACAGTCGTATCTCGGTCATGGGCGGCGCGCAGGCGGCGGGCGTGCTGGCAACCGTGAAGCGCGACGCGATGGAGCGCGCGGGGGAGGATTGGTCCACCGAGGCCGAGGCCGCGTTCAGGCAACCGACGATTGATATGTTCGAGCGCCAGTCGCATCCGCTTTATGCCAGTGCCCGGCTTTGGGATGACGGGGTGGTGGACCCGCGGAAAACCCGCGAAGTGCTGTTTCTGAGCCTGTCGGCAGCCCTGAACGCACCGATAGAGGAGACGCGGTTTGGCGTCTTCCGGATGTGA
- a CDS encoding ASCH domain-containing protein codes for MSISVDDAKARYPGAETFTFGDSRALCDELLALVRAGVKTATCGALREFSPGGEPKPIPGQRDIALDWDGNPALVIESLAVSECRFCDVDAEFALAEGENESLAGWRAAHQAYFERNGGFEPEMMLVCERFRMIEDFGGGDV; via the coding sequence ATGAGCATTTCGGTCGATGACGCAAAGGCGCGGTATCCGGGGGCGGAGACATTCACTTTTGGTGACAGCAGGGCGCTGTGTGACGAGCTGCTGGCGCTGGTGCGGGCCGGCGTCAAGACCGCGACCTGCGGGGCGCTCAGAGAGTTTTCGCCGGGTGGGGAGCCCAAGCCGATACCCGGGCAGCGCGATATCGCTCTGGACTGGGACGGCAATCCGGCGCTGGTGATTGAATCGCTTGCGGTCAGCGAATGCCGGTTCTGTGACGTGGATGCGGAATTTGCGCTGGCTGAGGGTGAGAATGAGAGTCTGGCCGGATGGCGGGCGGCCCATCAGGCGTATTTTGAGCGCAATGGCGGGTTTGAACCCGAGATGATGCTGGTCTGTGAGCGCTTCCGGATGATCGAGGATTTTGGGGGTGGGGATGTTTAG